A window of Cryptomeria japonica chromosome 3, Sugi_1.0, whole genome shotgun sequence contains these coding sequences:
- the LOC131051125 gene encoding uncharacterized protein LOC131051125, translating into MSWNKEVHDAGRKAICKFWYFCNIPFIAARSPYWQGMIDAVTVCGPGFKAPSDTELSGPLLLEMVEDMKVDLEDHRQSWSQKGCTIMTDGWTDSRNRTLLNFLVSSGGSTMFLKSIDASSHVKNAAYLCEAIEEVIDEVGEENVVQVVTDNAASYVAASKL; encoded by the exons ATgtcttggaacaaggaggtccatgatgcaggaagaaaagcaatttgcaagttttggtacttctgcaacattccatttattgcagccag gtctccttattggcaaggcatgaTTGATGCAGTAACCGTTTGTGGGCCGGGGTTTAAAGCCCCTAGTGATACTGAGTTGAGTGGCCCTCTCTTgttggaaatggtggaagatatgaaaGTTGACCTAGAGGACCACCGCCAATCTTGGAGccagaagggttgcaccatcatgacagatggttggactgatagtaggaatagaacactcctaaattttcttgtttccagcggag gatccaccatgtttttgaagtccatcgatgcttcctcacatgtcaaaaatgcggcatacttatgtgaggctattgaggaagttatagatgaggtgggggaagaaaatgtggtgcaagtggtgacggataatgcagcaagttatgttgctgcaagtaaactttaa